The stretch of DNA GAAGCCCCAGCTACCCAAAACCATCAACAGCACGGCGGCGAGCGCGCCCCCCAGCAGCGCCACAAGCCAGCAGCCGATGGTGCAGCTGATCATTCCCTCGTTCTTGTCCATAAAGATATCTCCCCCGTTTGCAGACATTATTCCTTATAGATACCGTCTTTTTTCGCGCGTTGGGAAAATTCTGTTTGCTCTCCCCGTGAGAGAGCTTTCGCCTGCGTGACCCAATCGTCGCGGCTGACCCGGCCCTTGAAGCGCACGAGGTGTTGATCGGCCCATGCCACTTCGTCATCGGTCCAAGCCGCGATCTGGTCGAAATGGTAAACGCCCGCGGCGTTCAACTCTTTTTCGAGGCCCGGTCCGACGCCCTTGATCAACTTCAGATCATCAGCGCCGCCGTCGCGCGCTTCGGGCAGAAGCGCAGGCTTTGTCCCCGCGGGGACAGCCTTATCTGCTTGTTTTTGCTCCGATTTACTTTCCGTTACCGCAGCGTCCAGTTTGGGTTTTGCGGCAGCCTCGGCCTGTGGTGCCTGGCCCGGCGCTTCGGACTTGCCGTCGGATGCGGCACCGCGGGCGCGGGGGGCCGGTGCCTCGGCCTTGGTGCGCCCGCCTTGTTTCCCGTCCGGGCCATCGGGGGGCATCATATCGCCGCTTGGGGCCACGTTATCGTTGGCCTTGCCCCAGGGCGCCAGCAGCGGCACTTCGGTGCCGTCGATGCGTTTGATCGTGTCGCCAATGTCCGTCGCCAGTTGGACCGAGGCGTTGTATTTGGTGTGACCGCTGTCGAAATCCTTGAGACTGGTCAGACCGCTCAACGGCTCAGCGGCATAGCGCCCGTTCTGCGGACCCGGCGTGGGCACCTCGCCTGCGGCCAACTCGTCAATGATCTCGCCCATCCGGGCGGCGGTCAGGTCCTCGTAATAGTCCTTGCCAATCTGGGCCATGGGTGCGTTCGCGCAGGAACCGAGGCATTCGACCTCTTCCCAGCTGAATTTGCCATCGGCGGACAGCTGGTGCGCTTTGGACGCGATCTTGTCCTTGCAGACGGCGACAAGGTCTTCTGCCCCGCAGATCATGCAGGATGTGGTGCCGCAGACCTGAATATGCGCAACGGAACCAACGGGTTGCAGCTGAAACATGAAGTAGAAGGAGGCCACTTCGAGTGCGCGGATGTAGGCGAGGTCGAGCATGTCCGCGACCGCTTCGATCGCGGGCCGGGTAAGCCAGCCCTCCTGTTCCTGCGCGCGCCACAGGAGCGGGATGATGGCGCTGGCCTGACGGCCTTCGGGATATTTGGTGATCTGCGCTTCGGCCCAGGCCTGGTTGTCGGGCGTGAAGGCGAAAGTGTCGGGTTGGTCTGGGTGGAGACGGCGGAGCATTAAAACGGTCCCGTTGTGCTGGTGGAGGCTACGGGCGCCTCCGGCGGCGGTTTACTTGGCGAAATGAAGAGGGATTGGCGCTGGGATGAGTGATACCTTTTGCGCCGATGCCCTGCGGCGGATCACCGGTCGATTTCCCCGAACACCACGTCCATGGTGCCGATGATGGCGGCGACGTCGGCCAACTGGTGCCCTTTGGAGATATAGTCCATCGCCTGCAAGTGCAGGAACCCCGGCGCGCGCAGCTTGGCGCGGTAGGGCTTGTTGGACCCGTCAGCGACCAGGTAGACGCCGAACTCGCCCTTCGGCGCCTCGACCGCGCAGTAAACCTCGCCCTCGGGGACGTGGAACCCTTCGGTGTAAAGTTTGAAGTGGTGGATCAGCGCTTCCATCGACGTCTTCATGTCGGTGCGCGAGGGCGGTGTGATCTTGCCGCGCGCCAGTATGTCGCCGGGGCAGTCGCGCAGCTTGGCAATGGCCTGCTGAATGATCGCGATGGACTGGCGCATCTCTTCCATGCGGACAAGATACCGGTCGTAGCAGTCGCCGTTTTTTCCCACGGGGATCTGGAAGTCGAATTCGTCGTAGCATTCATAGGGCTGCGCGCGGCGCAGGTCCCAGGCAAAGCCGCTGCCGCGCACCATGACGCCGGAGAAGCCATATTTCAGGATGTCATCCTCGGTCACGATGCCGATGTCGGCGTTGCGCTGTTTGAAGATACGGTTTTCGGTCAGCAGGCCGTCGATATCCTCCATGAAGCCGGACATGAATTTCTCGGACCACGCCTCCATATCGTCGAGCAGTTCAGGCGGCAGATCCTGGTGGACACCGCCGGGACGGAAGTAGGCCGCGTGCAGACGCGCGCCGCAGGCCCGTTCGTAGAAGATCATCAACTGTTCACGCTCTTCAAACCCCCAGAGCGGGGGTGTGAGCGCGCCCACGTCGAGCGCTTGGGTGGTGATGTTGAGCAGGTGGTTCAGCACGCGGCCAATCTCGCAGAACAGGACGCGGATCAGGCTGGCCCGGCGGGGCACTTCGACGCCTGTCAGCTTTTCGATGGCCAGGCACCAGGCGTGTTCCTGGTTCATCGGTGCGACGTAGTCGAGCCGGTCGAAGTAAGGCAGGTTTTGCAGGTAGGTCCTGCTCTCCATCAGCTTTTCGGTGCCGCGGTGCAGCAGGCCGATATGCGGGTCACAGCGTTCGAC from Tateyamaria omphalii encodes:
- a CDS encoding NADH-quinone oxidoreductase subunit D, with amino-acid sequence MDGSKFDDALTGEQKIRNFNINFGPQHPAAHGVLRLVLELDGEVVERCDPHIGLLHRGTEKLMESRTYLQNLPYFDRLDYVAPMNQEHAWCLAIEKLTGVEVPRRASLIRVLFCEIGRVLNHLLNITTQALDVGALTPPLWGFEEREQLMIFYERACGARLHAAYFRPGGVHQDLPPELLDDMEAWSEKFMSGFMEDIDGLLTENRIFKQRNADIGIVTEDDILKYGFSGVMVRGSGFAWDLRRAQPYECYDEFDFQIPVGKNGDCYDRYLVRMEEMRQSIAIIQQAIAKLRDCPGDILARGKITPPSRTDMKTSMEALIHHFKLYTEGFHVPEGEVYCAVEAPKGEFGVYLVADGSNKPYRAKLRAPGFLHLQAMDYISKGHQLADVAAIIGTMDVVFGEIDR
- a CDS encoding NADH-quinone oxidoreductase subunit E, whose protein sequence is MLRRLHPDQPDTFAFTPDNQAWAEAQITKYPEGRQASAIIPLLWRAQEQEGWLTRPAIEAVADMLDLAYIRALEVASFYFMFQLQPVGSVAHIQVCGTTSCMICGAEDLVAVCKDKIASKAHQLSADGKFSWEEVECLGSCANAPMAQIGKDYYEDLTAARMGEIIDELAAGEVPTPGPQNGRYAAEPLSGLTSLKDFDSGHTKYNASVQLATDIGDTIKRIDGTEVPLLAPWGKANDNVAPSGDMMPPDGPDGKQGGRTKAEAPAPRARGAASDGKSEAPGQAPQAEAAAKPKLDAAVTESKSEQKQADKAVPAGTKPALLPEARDGGADDLKLIKGVGPGLEKELNAAGVYHFDQIAAWTDDEVAWADQHLVRFKGRVSRDDWVTQAKALSRGEQTEFSQRAKKDGIYKE